GGGCTGGCGCTAGACCCGGCGCTCCTGGATGGGCTCGATCCCCTGTTCCACCTGCTCCTCCATGCCGGAAACCGCGCCTTCCACGATGCGGTCCACTCCCCCGTCGATCGCTCACGGGTCGGCGTCATCATCGGCAATCTGGCGCTCCCTACCGAGTCGTCCGCGCTCTTGGCCCGCGACTTTCTGGGGCGCTCCTTCCAGGAGAAGCTCCTCGGGCGCTCCACGCCGAGACAGAGTAAAAACGCGCTGAACCGCTACGTCGCCGGCCTTCCCGCCGGCCTCCTCGCACACGCCCTTGGGCTTGGTGGTGGGAGCTATACCCTCGACGCCGCCTGTGCATCGTCCCTCTACGCCATCAAGCTTGCGGTGGACGAGCTCCTCTCCGGGCGCGCCGATGCCATGCTCACAGGCGGCGTTTCCCGTCCCGACCCGCTCTACACCCAGATGGGCTTCTCGCAGCTGCGCGCCCTGTCGCGCCGCGGCATCTGCTCCCCCTTTGACGCGGCCGGCGACGGCCTTGTCGTGGGCGAAGGGGCAGGGCTCTTCCTCCTGAAGCGTACCGAGGACGCCGTCGCCCACGGCGACCGCATCTACGGCGTGATCCGCGGCATAGGGCTCTCCAACGACGTCGGGGGAAGCCTCCTCGCCCCCATTTCCGAGGGGCAGCTGCGGGCCATGCGCGGCGCGTACGCGCAGGCAGGGTGGCAGCCGCAGGACGTCGATCTGGTGGAGTGCCACGCAGCCGGCACCCAGGTCGGCGATGCCACCGAATTCGGCAGCCTCCAGTCCCTCTGGAACGGCGCCTCTCCGGCCGGCGAGCGCTGCGTCATCGGGTCTGTTAAGTCCAACATCGGGCATCTCCTCACCGCGGCGGGTGCCGCAGCTCTCACCAAGGTGCTTCTTGCCATGGGAAAAGAGACCCTCCCCCCCACCGCCAACTTCAGCGTCCCTCCCGCCGCCATTGCGCTTCAGGAAAGCCCCTTCCAGGTGCTCAAATCGGAGCGTCCCTGGCAGCGCCGCAACTCCGGCACGCCACGCCGCGCCGCAGTCAGCGCGTTCGGTTTCGGCGGCATAAATGCCCACTTGCTCGTCGAGGAGTACCTGCCGCAGGAAAGCTCCGCAGCTGTCCCGGTCCGCTCAGCCAAACCGTGTGACGTGGCGATCGTTGGCCTCGATGCGCGCTTCGGCTCTCACCACTCCCTCCGCGAATTCCAGGAGCGGGTGCTTGGTGGGGGCGAGGTAAAGCCGGCTCACCCCGCCGACTGGTGGGGCGCACAGGAAAGCGCCTGGTTCAGAGAAGAAGGATTGAAGGAAGGGGGCTGCCGCGGGCACTTCGTCGATGAGGTGACGGTCGCCGCCGACGAGTTCCGCATTGCCCCCCGCGAGATGGAGGAAATGCTCCCCCAGCAGCTCCTGATGCTCGAAAGTGCTGCCGCGGCGATGGCGGATGCCGGCCTCGGGCGCGAGAAGAAGCTGAAGTGCGGGGTTTTCGTCGGCATCGCCCTCGATCTCAACAGCACCAATTTCTCGCTCCGCTGGACCCTTCCGGAAGAGGCGCAGGGGTGGGCCGAGGATCTCGGACTGCACCTCTCTGCAGAGGAAATGAAGGCGTGGACGGCAAACCTGCAGGACACCCTCTCCCCTCCCCTTACCGCGAACCGGACCATGGGAGCGCTCGGCAGCATCGTCGCGAGCCGCATCGCCCGCGAATTCCGCATGGGGGGGCCGAGCTTTACCCTCTCCAACGATGAAGGCTCCGGGATCCGGGCGCTGGAGAGTGCCGTGCGCATGCTCCAGGCGGGGGAGCTCGACCGTGCCCTTGTCGGCGCCGTCGATCTTGCGGGAGACGTGCGCGCTCTCCTCGGGCACCACGAAATCCGTCCCCTCTCCGCTTCCGGCACGGCACGTCCCTTTGACGAGCAGGCCAATGGGAGCATCGCCGGTGAAGGCGCCGCGGCTCTCGTTTTGAAGAGACTGGAGGACGCGCAGGCAGACGGCGACCGCATCTATGCAGTCGTCAAGGGAATCGGCTCCGCTGGTGGAAAAGTCCTTCTCCCCGGCGAGGAGGCCTACGCCCACGCGCTCGAGCGGGCCTACCGCGACGCCCAGGTCGACCCTGCCACCGTGTCGCTGGTCGAGGCCCACGGCAGCGGAAATCTCGATGAGGACCGCATGGAGGCGAAGGCGCTGGCCCGCTTCTATGGCGGATCCCCCGCGGCGAGAAGCTGCGCCGTCAGCAGCGTCAAGGGATTGATCGGTCACAGCGGCGCCGCTTGCGGTCTCACCTCGCTGGTGCGCGGCGCCCTCGCGCTCTACCAGGAGATCATCCCCCCTACCCCTGTTGAGACCCCAGTGGCAGAGCTTTCCGGCGAGGGCCCGCTGTACCTGCCGCGCACCCCGCGCTACTGGCTCAGAAACCGCGCCGACGGCCCCCGTCGCGCCGGCGTCAGCGTCTTCGGGATCGACGGCTCCTGCAGCCACGTGGTACTCGAAGGGTGCGACGAGAAACGCCGCGAACTCGAAGTCTCCGCTCCGGCTGGGCGCGGGACGGAGGCACTCTTCACCGTCACCGGCGATACGGAGGCGGAGGTCGTCTCTGCGCTTGGAAGGCTGCGAAGCTTTGCACGGGAGGAGGCGCATGCCGACCTTACCACCCTGGCGGCGAAGTGGCACCGGGAGAACGGGGCGAAGGAGCAGATGAAGGCGGCAGGTCTCGTGGCGCGCAACCGCGAGGAGCTCGAAGCCCTTCTGGACCAGGGGGAGCGCCTCGTCGCGGCAGGGGGGGAGCTCGACAACAGCTTCTGCCACCCATCCCTGCGCGACCGTGTCTTCTACTCCGCGCGCCCTATCGGAAGGGACGGCAAGGTCGCCTTCGTCTTTCCCGGCTCCGGAAATCACTTCCCCGGCATGGGGCTCGATATCTCGGCGCGCTGGCCCGAGGTCTTCCGTCGCCAGGACGCGGAGAACCTGTACCTTGCACGTCAGTTCCAGGCGGCAAAGTTCTGGAACGGCGCCACTACGGCCGAGCTGAACGAGGACCACCAGGCGGTGATCTTTGGACAGGTCGCCACCGGGTGCGTCTACAGCGACCTTATGGCGACCTTCGGGGTGCGCCCTGAGGCGGTCATCGGCTACAGCCTCGGTGAATCTGCCGGGCTCTTCGCCACCCGTACCTGGCGTGACCGCGACGCGATGCTCGCCCGCATGGAGCATTCGACCCTCTTCACCAGAGACCTCGCCGGCGAATGCCGCGCCGCCCAGCGCGCCTGGGGGGCGGAGGGGAAAGAGGTTGAGTGGAGTATCGGTGTAGTCGACGTGACGGTGCGCGAGGTGCGCCGCGCTCTGCGCACGACCTCGCAGGTGTACCTCCTGATCGTGAACACCCCCGAGGAGTGCGTCATCGGCGGGAACGCCAAATGGGTAAAGCACCTCGTGGCGATGCTCGGCTGCCGCTTCTTCCCGCTGGAAGGGGTCACCACCGTGCACTGCGAAGTCGCGCAGCAGGTGGCACGTGCCTACCGGGATCTGCACCTCTTCCCGACAACCCCGCCAGCCGACATCACCTTTTACAGCGGTGCACGCGGAGGGCGCTACGACGTCAGCCGCGACAGTGCGGCAGATTCCATACTGGCACAGGCTGTCGGCACCATCGACTTCCCGCGGCTGGTACGCGCAGCGTACCAGGACGGCGTGCGCCACTTCGTGGAGATGGGACCGGGCGGCTCCTGCAGCAGGATGATCGGCAGGATTCTGCGCGACCAGCCGCACTGCGCCCGCTCCGTGAGCCTTCCGGGCGTTGACGGGAACTCCGCGCTTTTGCGCCTTCTCGCCCAGCTCGTTGCCGAGAGGGTGCCGGTGGATCTTGAGCCCCTCTTTGCCGACCGGCGCCCGGCACCGGTCGCCGTGAGCGAAGAGAAGCCGCGACTGCTGGTAAAGGTCGCTACCGGCGGCGGTGCGTTCTCTCCCGAGCTCCCCGGCCGCGCTTCCGCCCCTCGTGAGGCACGCGCGCAGCAGGCCGCTGAAGCTGTGCCCGTCGCTGCAGCGCCTGCCGTGCGAGAGGTTCAGCAGCCAGTTCCCCTTGCTGCAGCTGCGAAGAGTCCTGCTGAGATACTCACCCCCTCCCCTTCCGTCCCCCGCAACGAAGCGGTGAGTGTGGTCGCAGCGACGTCCCCTGCCGTGGCGCCTGCTGCACCGGCACCGGCACCGGTAGTGTCCTCTGCGGTCGATCTTCTCTTCTCCGGCTTTGCGGCTGCACAAGAGGCGCGGATGCAGGCCCATGCGGCCTATCTTTCCTTTGCGGACACCCTCGCGCGCTGCACGGAGGCGCTCGCAGCGGGATTCCCCGCCGCAGCGGAGCCGGCAGTCTCGACAGCGCCCGCGCCGCAGGCGCCTCGCGAGTGCGCCTACGACCGCGCCATGTGCCTTGAGTTCGCCATCGGCTCCGTCTCCCGTATGCTCGGCCCCGAATTTGCCGAGGTCGACAGCTACCCCACCCGGGTACGCCTCCCCGATGAGCCGCTTATGCTGGTGGACCGGATCGTCTCCGTCGAGGGAGAGCCGCGCTCCATGACGCGCGGCAAGGTCGTCACCGAGCACGACATCCACCCCGGCGCCTGGTACCTGGACGGCGGGCGCATCCCCACCTGCATCGCGGTGGAGGCGGGACAGGCTGACCTCTTCCTCTCCGGCTACCTCGGTATCGACTTCATCACCAAGGGGCTCGCGGTGTACCGCCTCCTCGACGCGGTGGTGACCTTCCACCGTGAGCTGCCGCGCCCGGGGGAGACGATCCGCTACGACATCCACATCGAGCGTTTCTTCCGCCAGGGGGACACCTACCTCTTCCGCTTTCATTTCGAGGCAACGGTGGACGGCGCCCCCCTCCTCTCCATGCGCGACGGTTGCGCCGGCTTCTTCTCGGAGGCGGAACTCGCCGCCGGTAAAGGAATCGTGCACGGCGCCATCGATCTGCGCCCGCGCACCGGGAAGCTCCCGGCGGACTGGACCGAGCTCGTGGCGATGCAGCAGAAGGAGAGCTACTCCTTCGAGCAGCTGGAGAGCCTGAGAAAAGGCGACCTCGCCGGCTGCTTCGGGCCGCTCTTCGCCCCTCTGCCGCTGCAGCGCCCCCTCACCATCCCGTCCGGACGGATGCAGCTCGTGCACCGGGTTATGGAACTGGTCCCTAGGGGGGGACGCTACCAGCTCGGCTACATTAGGGCGGAGGCTGACATTCACCCGGACGACTGGTTCCTGACCTGCCACTTCGTGGACGACAAGGTCATGCCGGGAACGCTCATGTACGAGTGCTGCCTGCACACGCTGCGTATCTTCCTGCTGCGCATGGGATGGGTCTCCGAGACGGACGGTTGCGCGTGGGTACCGGTCCCCGGCGTGGCGAGCAGGCTCTGCTGCCGCGGCCAGGTGCTGGAAACGACCCGCGTCGTCGCCTACGAGGTGAACGTGCGGGAGCTCGGCTACGGGCCGGAGCCGTACGCAATTGTCGATGCTCTCATGTACGCCGACGGCAGGCCGATCGTGGAGATCACCAGCATGTCCGTGCGCCTGAGCGGCAGCAACAGGGAGATCCTCACCGACCTCTGGCGCGGCAAAGGGGGAGCCGCCATCGCGACGAATGTCCCCCCTGCGGAACCGCACGGCTTCAAGCCTGCGCTCTACACGAAGGAGCAGATCCTCGCCTACAGCAACGGCAAGCCGAGCGAAGGATTCGGCGACCGCTACCGGATCTTCGACTCCGGCAGGAAGATCGCACGCCTCCCCGGTCCCCCGTTCCAGTTCATGGACCGAGTCACCTCCGTCACCGGCGAGCCGTGGCAGATGGTCGCCGGCGCGAAGGTGGAGAGCCAATACCTGGTCCCGGCGGATGCCTGGTACTTCGCTGCGGACCGGCAGCCTCTCATGCCCTTTGCCGTCCTTCTCGAGGCCGCCCTGCAGCCGTGCGGCTGGCTCGCCGCCTACGTCGGCTCGGCCCTGACCTCCCCCACCGACATCTCCTTCAGGAATCTCGGGGGGAACGCGGTGCAGCATCGGCGGGTGACGCCGCACTCCGGCATCCTCACCGCCTATGCGACGATGACCAAGGTCGCCACCAGCGGCGGCATGATCATTCAGGAGTTCACGCTGCGCGTGGAGGACCGCGACGGTGTGGTCTACGACGGGGAGACGATGTTCGGCTTCTTCTCGAAGGATGCCCTCGCCAACCAGGTCGGCATACGCGATGCCGCCCACTATCAGCCGTCCGCGCAGGAGCTGGAGAGGGGGGAAAGCCTCCCCTACCCCGCCGCGCCCCCCTTCCCCGACACCCAGCTGCGCATGATCGACACGGTGGAGCTCTTCATCGCTGACGGCGGCCCGAAGGAGCTGGGGTACCTGAGGGGAACGAAGCAGGTAAATCCGGAGGAGTGGTTCTTCAAGGCGCACTTCTACGAGGACCCGGTCACCCCCGGTTCGCTCGGGCTCGAATCATTCCTCCAGCTCGTGAGGCTCGCAGCGGTGAAGCGCTGGGGATGGCAGGAAGGAGTCAATGTCGCGCTTGCTCTCGGCAGCCGCCACCGCTGGGTCTACCGCGGCCAGGTCGTACCGACGAACGGAAAGGTCACGGTTGAGGCGGTCATCACCGCCGTCGATGACGTCAACAGGATCATCGTCGCCGACGGCCTCCTCTCGGTGGACGGTCGACCGATCTACCAGATGAAGGACTTCGCAGTGCAGGCAGGGTAAACGCCGTCGGGACCGTCCACCGCTTACGCGATGCGCGGTGGAGATGAGGTAAGACATGAAATACTCAAAAGTGTATATCGACGCCCTGGGCTTCGAGCTCGCTCCGGTGGTGGTCAGCTCCTCCGAGCTGGAGGCGCGCCTGGAGCCGCTGTACCGCACCCTCCACATGGCGCCGGGGCAGTTGCAGGCACTCACCGGGATCCGCGAGCGGCGCTGGTGGGGGGAAGGGTATCCACTCTCGCGCGGCGCGATTGCGGCAGGGAAGAAGGCGCTCCGTGCAGCGGGCGTGGATGCGAGCGATATCGGCGCCCTTATCTACGCCGGGGTGTGCCGGGAGCAGTTCGAGCCAGCCACGGCGTGCCGTGTCGCCGACGGCCTCGGGGTGGGAGGAAATGCCGCCATCTTCGACCTTTCCAACGCGTGCATCGGGGTTCTGAACGGGATTCTGGAGGTGGCAAACCGCATCGAGCTCGGGCAGATCCGGGCCGGACTCGTCGTCTCCTGCGAGAGCGCCCGGGAGATCAACGAGATCACCATCTCCCGGATGCTCGAATCGTGCAGCATGCCGAATTTCGCCACCTCCCTGGCGACCCTCACCGGCGGATCCGGAGCGGTCGCCGTCCTTCTCACCGACGGCTCATTCTCCTCGGAAAAGAGGCGACGGCTGCGCGGCGGCGTGACCGTGGCGGCGCCGCAGCACCATGCGCTTTGCCTGTGGGGAATGACCCCGGACGGGAACGGCGGTTACCAGCAGACCATGAGCACCGACGCGGTGAACGTCATGAATTTCGGCGTGGAGCTCGGACAGCGTACCTGGCAGGCGTTCCTGCCGGAGGTCGGCTGGAGCGTGGAGGAGGTCGACCGCGTGATATGCCACCAGGTCGGCTCGGCGCACCAGACCTCCATCCTGAAGACGCTCGACATTCCGCTGGAGAAGGATTTCACCACCTACGAGTTCCTGGGAAACATTGGGACCGTCTCCCTCCCCATCACGGCGGCGCTCGCCGATGAGCGCGAGGTTCTTGCCCCGGGCGACAAGGTGGCGTTTCTCGGGATCGGGAGCGGGTTGAATTGCCTCATGCTCGGGGTTGACTGGTAGCATTCCAGCGCCTTCACATGCCGGAAACGCTTCGCTTATTCCGGCCTACATTCCGGCCTACAGTACTTGACCACATTCCCGGGTTCGGGAAGAAAGAAGACAGATCCGACTGCATGAGCTTTGACATCAGGAAATACTACCCCTTCACCGGGCGCACCCTCGACCTTGGGGGCCTCTCCTACCACTACCTCGATGAAGGCCAGGGGCACCCTGTCGTCATGGTGCACGGCAACCCGTCCTGGTCGCTGTACTACCGCAACCTGGTCCTCGCCCTGCGCGATCAATATCGCTGCATCGTACCCGACCACATCGGCTGCGGCTTTTCCGACAAGCCCGGCGACGATGCCTACGACTACACGCTGCCGCGGCGGGTCGACGACCTGGAGCGGCTGATCGACCACCTTGGTCTCTCGGAGCCAATCACTCTCGTCCTGCACGACTGGGGTGGGATGATCGGGATGGCCTACGCCGCGCGCCACCCCGAGGGGATCGCCAGGATCGTCCTCCTCAACACCGGAGCCTTCCCCCTTCCGAAGGAGAAGAAATTCCCGCTGGGGCTCAAGATCTGCCGCGACACGCTCCTGGGAACGCTTCTGGTGCGCGGTTTCAACGCCTTCAGCGTCGGTGCATCGATCGTCGGCTGCAAGAAAAACCCCATGCCGGCCGAGCTGCGCGCGGCATACCAGTACCCGTACGATTCCTGGCAAAACCGCATCGCCACCCTGCGGTTTGTGCAGGACATCCCGCTGAAGGCGGGGGACCGCAACTTCGACCTGATAAACGAGGTGGCGGCAAATCTGGAAAAGTTCCGCGACCTGCCGGTGGCGATCTTCTGGGGAGAGCTCGACTTCGTCTTCGACCGCCACTTCCTCGCCGAGTGGGAGAGGCGCTTCCCGGGGGCCGAGGTGCACCGCTATCCGGACGCCGGGCACTATGTCCTCGAGGACATGAAGGAGGAGGTCGTTCCACTTATCTCCTCTTTCCTCGCCCGTACCGACCTGGCAAAGGTGAAGATGCAGCCATGACAGGAACGAGCAGAGTAAACATAGCCGCCCACCTCCCGGAGATGGCCCGCCTGCAGCCCGAGACGCCGGCCATCATCTTCCTGAAGGAAAACAGGACCCTGAGCTTCAGGGAGCTGGACCGGCTGAGCGACCGCATCGCGCACGCACTGGTCGGCCACGGCATTGGCCGCGGTGTGCGCACCGTCCTGATGGTGACACCCGGCCCCGATCTCTTCGCCCTCACCTTCGCCCTCTTCAAGGCCGGCGCCGTCCCCGTTCTCATCGATCCCGGAATCGGGGTGAAACATCTGAAGACCTGTATAGCCGAGGCCCAGCCCGCTGCCTTCATCGGCATCCCGAAGGCGCACGCGGCCCGCGCCCTCTTCGGGTGGGGGAAGGAAAGTCTGCAGTCGTTCGTCACCGTGGGGCGCCGCATCTTCTGGAAGGGTGAGACGCTCGCCGAGCTCATCGAGGGGACGCCAGACGCACCGTTCGAGCTCGCACCGACGCAGCACGACGAGAGCGCCGCTATTCTCTTTACCAGCGGCAGCACCGGGTGCCCCAAAGGGGCCGTCTACAGCCACGGCAACTTTGCCGCCCAGGTGGAGGCGCTGCGCGACATCTACGACATCAAGCCGGGCGAGATCGACCTCCCCACCTTCCCCCTCTTTGCCCTCTTCGCACCGGCGCTCGGCATGACCGCGGTGATCCCGGAGATGGACTTCACCCGTCCCGGCTCCGTCCATCCTCCCAACATCATCGGCGCGATCCAGAAGCACGGCGTCACCACCATGTTCGGCTCCCCCGCGCTGATAAACCGCGTCGGGCGCTACGGCGCGGAGCACGGCATAAAGCTCCCGACGCTGCGCCGCGTCATCTGCGCCGGCGCGCCGGTCCCCGCACCTGTGTTGGAGCGCTTCCGCTCCCTCTTGCCGGAGGAGGGAGAGATTTTCACCCCCTACGGCGCGACTGAGGCGCTTCCGGTCTGCTCCATAGGCAGCCGCGAGATCCTCGGCTCCACCCGCGCCATTACGGAGGCCGGGGGGGGCGTCTGCGTCGGGAAAGCGGTTCCGGGAGTGCGCCTCGAGGTCATCGAGATCAGCGACGAGCCGATCAACGTGTGGGACGATTCGCTGAAGGTTCCGGTCGGACAGATCGGGGAGATCGTGGTCCAAGGGGCGCAGGTCACCAGGAACTACTTCAACCGCCCGGACTCGAACCTCGCCTCCAAGATCGTCGATCTCGAGGGTGGCGGGTTCCTGCACCGCATGGGAGATCTCGGAGGGCGCGACGAGGACGGCCGCGTCTGGTTCTGCGGCCGCAAATCGCACCGGGTGGAGACGCGCGCCGGGACTCTCTTCACCATTCCGTGCGAGGCGGTCTTCAACACCCATCCGATGGTCTTTCGCACTGCTCTTGTGGGGATCGGACCGAAGGGGGAACAGCGTCCCGTCCTGTGCGTCGAACTGGAGAAAGGGGTGCAGGCGGAACGGAAGGTGCTGGAGCAGGAGCTTCTGGCCATCGCAAAGGAGCACATCCACACCCACGCCATCGAGACGATACTCTTTCACCCGGCGTTTCCGGTCGACATCCGGCACAACGCGAAGATTTTCCGCGAGAAGCTCGCGGTGTGGGCTGCGAGGAGGGTAAGGTGAAAGCGCTTGTGACCGGTGGTGGCGGATTTCTGGGAAACGCGATTGTGCGGCAGCTCGTTGCCCGCGGCGACGCGGTGCGCTCCTTTTCCCGCGGCGACTACCCCGAGCTCGCCACGATCGGCGCCGAGCAGGTGCGCGGAGACATCTCCGACGCCGATGCTGTCGCCCGCGCCGCCCGTGGCTGCGACGTCGTCTTTCACGTCGCGGCGAAAGCCGGCATTTGGGGAGAGTTTGACGAATACTACCGCGCCAACGTCACCGGGACCGAAAATGTCGTCGCCGCCTGCAAAAAGGAAGGAATCGGGCGCCTCGTCTACACCAGCTCGCCGAGCGTCGTCTTCGACGGCACCGATGTCGAGGGCGGAAACGAGTCCCTCCCCTACCCCGCCACCTTCAAGGCGCCGTACCCTCATACCAAGGCGCTCGCAGAGCAGCTGGTGCTGAGTTCACGCTCGGCGGAGCTGGCCGTGGTGGCGCTGAGGCCGCATCTTATCTGGGGACCGGGTGACAACCACCTGGTTCCGCGCATCGTCGCGAAGGGACGCGCAGGAAAGCTGCGCCGCATCGGGAACCGCCCCTGCCTCGTCGACACCGTCTACGTCGACAACGCCGCCAGCGCCCATCTCCTTGCCGCAGACCGCCTCGCCCCCGGCTCCGCCGTGGACGGCAAGGCGTATTTCATAACCAATGACGAGCCGATCCCCCTCTGGGAGATGGTGAACCGTATTCTTGCAGCTGCACGGGTAGAGCCCGTGAAGCGCACGATCTCCCCCGGGTTTGCTTCCCTGGCCGGGAAGGTGTGTGAGGGGATCTGGCGGACCTTTAATGTGGCAGGGGAGCCTCCCATGACCCGCTTTGTGGCGAGTGAGCTCTCCACCGCACACTGGTTCGACATCTCCGCCGCCCGGCGCGACTTCGGCTATGTGCCCGAGGTCTCGCTGGAAGAAGGCTTGCAGCGTCTCCAGGAGTGGCTCTCGGGAGCCGGCCGGTGAAAAGTGCGCCGCCGGAGCCTGGAGCGGTCCACCTCTGGCGGGGAAACCTTGCAGCGGACGCCTCCGCCATTGCCACCTTCCGTCAACACCTTTCCCCAGACGAAGATCTCCGCGCCGCCCGGCTGATAGATCAGGAGAAGAGGAGGCGCTTCATTGCCGGGAGAGGGATCGTGCGGGAGGTGCTTTCCAGCTACCTCGGCATCCACCCGCGCTCTCTGCGCCTGGACGTGACTGCCCACGGAAAACCCTTCCTGTCTGACGCCGCCACCGATCTTCGTTTCAACACCTCCCACTCAGGAGACCTTA
The DNA window shown above is from Geomonas sp. RF6 and carries:
- a CDS encoding polyketide synthase; the protein is MQQRGSVAIVGIGGIFPDAPDLDSFWENIRLAKSASREVAPGKWRVPVDSVFSDEKGAPDKVYSRRACLIDALPPSSELKGLALDPALLDGLDPLFHLLLHAGNRAFHDAVHSPVDRSRVGVIIGNLALPTESSALLARDFLGRSFQEKLLGRSTPRQSKNALNRYVAGLPAGLLAHALGLGGGSYTLDAACASSLYAIKLAVDELLSGRADAMLTGGVSRPDPLYTQMGFSQLRALSRRGICSPFDAAGDGLVVGEGAGLFLLKRTEDAVAHGDRIYGVIRGIGLSNDVGGSLLAPISEGQLRAMRGAYAQAGWQPQDVDLVECHAAGTQVGDATEFGSLQSLWNGASPAGERCVIGSVKSNIGHLLTAAGAAALTKVLLAMGKETLPPTANFSVPPAAIALQESPFQVLKSERPWQRRNSGTPRRAAVSAFGFGGINAHLLVEEYLPQESSAAVPVRSAKPCDVAIVGLDARFGSHHSLREFQERVLGGGEVKPAHPADWWGAQESAWFREEGLKEGGCRGHFVDEVTVAADEFRIAPREMEEMLPQQLLMLESAAAAMADAGLGREKKLKCGVFVGIALDLNSTNFSLRWTLPEEAQGWAEDLGLHLSAEEMKAWTANLQDTLSPPLTANRTMGALGSIVASRIAREFRMGGPSFTLSNDEGSGIRALESAVRMLQAGELDRALVGAVDLAGDVRALLGHHEIRPLSASGTARPFDEQANGSIAGEGAAALVLKRLEDAQADGDRIYAVVKGIGSAGGKVLLPGEEAYAHALERAYRDAQVDPATVSLVEAHGSGNLDEDRMEAKALARFYGGSPAARSCAVSSVKGLIGHSGAACGLTSLVRGALALYQEIIPPTPVETPVAELSGEGPLYLPRTPRYWLRNRADGPRRAGVSVFGIDGSCSHVVLEGCDEKRRELEVSAPAGRGTEALFTVTGDTEAEVVSALGRLRSFAREEAHADLTTLAAKWHRENGAKEQMKAAGLVARNREELEALLDQGERLVAAGGELDNSFCHPSLRDRVFYSARPIGRDGKVAFVFPGSGNHFPGMGLDISARWPEVFRRQDAENLYLARQFQAAKFWNGATTAELNEDHQAVIFGQVATGCVYSDLMATFGVRPEAVIGYSLGESAGLFATRTWRDRDAMLARMEHSTLFTRDLAGECRAAQRAWGAEGKEVEWSIGVVDVTVREVRRALRTTSQVYLLIVNTPEECVIGGNAKWVKHLVAMLGCRFFPLEGVTTVHCEVAQQVARAYRDLHLFPTTPPADITFYSGARGGRYDVSRDSAADSILAQAVGTIDFPRLVRAAYQDGVRHFVEMGPGGSCSRMIGRILRDQPHCARSVSLPGVDGNSALLRLLAQLVAERVPVDLEPLFADRRPAPVAVSEEKPRLLVKVATGGGAFSPELPGRASAPREARAQQAAEAVPVAAAPAVREVQQPVPLAAAAKSPAEILTPSPSVPRNEAVSVVAATSPAVAPAAPAPAPVVSSAVDLLFSGFAAAQEARMQAHAAYLSFADTLARCTEALAAGFPAAAEPAVSTAPAPQAPRECAYDRAMCLEFAIGSVSRMLGPEFAEVDSYPTRVRLPDEPLMLVDRIVSVEGEPRSMTRGKVVTEHDIHPGAWYLDGGRIPTCIAVEAGQADLFLSGYLGIDFITKGLAVYRLLDAVVTFHRELPRPGETIRYDIHIERFFRQGDTYLFRFHFEATVDGAPLLSMRDGCAGFFSEAELAAGKGIVHGAIDLRPRTGKLPADWTELVAMQQKESYSFEQLESLRKGDLAGCFGPLFAPLPLQRPLTIPSGRMQLVHRVMELVPRGGRYQLGYIRAEADIHPDDWFLTCHFVDDKVMPGTLMYECCLHTLRIFLLRMGWVSETDGCAWVPVPGVASRLCCRGQVLETTRVVAYEVNVRELGYGPEPYAIVDALMYADGRPIVEITSMSVRLSGSNREILTDLWRGKGGAAIATNVPPAEPHGFKPALYTKEQILAYSNGKPSEGFGDRYRIFDSGRKIARLPGPPFQFMDRVTSVTGEPWQMVAGAKVESQYLVPADAWYFAADRQPLMPFAVLLEAALQPCGWLAAYVGSALTSPTDISFRNLGGNAVQHRRVTPHSGILTAYATMTKVATSGGMIIQEFTLRVEDRDGVVYDGETMFGFFSKDALANQVGIRDAAHYQPSAQELERGESLPYPAAPPFPDTQLRMIDTVELFIADGGPKELGYLRGTKQVNPEEWFFKAHFYEDPVTPGSLGLESFLQLVRLAAVKRWGWQEGVNVALALGSRHRWVYRGQVVPTNGKVTVEAVITAVDDVNRIIVADGLLSVDGRPIYQMKDFAVQAG
- a CDS encoding 3-oxoacyl-ACP synthase III, with translation MKYSKVYIDALGFELAPVVVSSSELEARLEPLYRTLHMAPGQLQALTGIRERRWWGEGYPLSRGAIAAGKKALRAAGVDASDIGALIYAGVCREQFEPATACRVADGLGVGGNAAIFDLSNACIGVLNGILEVANRIELGQIRAGLVVSCESAREINEITISRMLESCSMPNFATSLATLTGGSGAVAVLLTDGSFSSEKRRRLRGGVTVAAPQHHALCLWGMTPDGNGGYQQTMSTDAVNVMNFGVELGQRTWQAFLPEVGWSVEEVDRVICHQVGSAHQTSILKTLDIPLEKDFTTYEFLGNIGTVSLPITAALADEREVLAPGDKVAFLGIGSGLNCLMLGVDW
- a CDS encoding alpha/beta fold hydrolase; protein product: MSFDIRKYYPFTGRTLDLGGLSYHYLDEGQGHPVVMVHGNPSWSLYYRNLVLALRDQYRCIVPDHIGCGFSDKPGDDAYDYTLPRRVDDLERLIDHLGLSEPITLVLHDWGGMIGMAYAARHPEGIARIVLLNTGAFPLPKEKKFPLGLKICRDTLLGTLLVRGFNAFSVGASIVGCKKNPMPAELRAAYQYPYDSWQNRIATLRFVQDIPLKAGDRNFDLINEVAANLEKFRDLPVAIFWGELDFVFDRHFLAEWERRFPGAEVHRYPDAGHYVLEDMKEEVVPLISSFLARTDLAKVKMQP
- a CDS encoding fatty acid CoA ligase family protein; the encoded protein is MTGTSRVNIAAHLPEMARLQPETPAIIFLKENRTLSFRELDRLSDRIAHALVGHGIGRGVRTVLMVTPGPDLFALTFALFKAGAVPVLIDPGIGVKHLKTCIAEAQPAAFIGIPKAHAARALFGWGKESLQSFVTVGRRIFWKGETLAELIEGTPDAPFELAPTQHDESAAILFTSGSTGCPKGAVYSHGNFAAQVEALRDIYDIKPGEIDLPTFPLFALFAPALGMTAVIPEMDFTRPGSVHPPNIIGAIQKHGVTTMFGSPALINRVGRYGAEHGIKLPTLRRVICAGAPVPAPVLERFRSLLPEEGEIFTPYGATEALPVCSIGSREILGSTRAITEAGGGVCVGKAVPGVRLEVIEISDEPINVWDDSLKVPVGQIGEIVVQGAQVTRNYFNRPDSNLASKIVDLEGGGFLHRMGDLGGRDEDGRVWFCGRKSHRVETRAGTLFTIPCEAVFNTHPMVFRTALVGIGPKGEQRPVLCVELEKGVQAERKVLEQELLAIAKEHIHTHAIETILFHPAFPVDIRHNAKIFREKLAVWAARRVR
- a CDS encoding NAD-dependent epimerase/dehydratase family protein, whose amino-acid sequence is MKALVTGGGGFLGNAIVRQLVARGDAVRSFSRGDYPELATIGAEQVRGDISDADAVARAARGCDVVFHVAAKAGIWGEFDEYYRANVTGTENVVAACKKEGIGRLVYTSSPSVVFDGTDVEGGNESLPYPATFKAPYPHTKALAEQLVLSSRSAELAVVALRPHLIWGPGDNHLVPRIVAKGRAGKLRRIGNRPCLVDTVYVDNAASAHLLAADRLAPGSAVDGKAYFITNDEPIPLWEMVNRILAAARVEPVKRTISPGFASLAGKVCEGIWRTFNVAGEPPMTRFVASELSTAHWFDISAARRDFGYVPEVSLEEGLQRLQEWLSGAGR